One Streptomyces drozdowiczii DNA segment encodes these proteins:
- a CDS encoding carboxymuconolactone decarboxylase family protein, whose translation MTTNENSNSTSGYCPEHTPRLAWSQHAPDVYKAMARLDAASRRGIDPVIGELVKIRASQLNHCAFCLDMHTKDALAAGESLERIIQLSAWEESQHFYTPKEIAAIELTEAVTVLTDGFVPDEVYARAAKHFGEEELAHLIAAIITINAWNRFAVSTRMVPGHYTPGDHG comes from the coding sequence ATGACGACGAACGAGAACAGCAACAGCACCTCCGGCTACTGCCCCGAGCACACCCCGCGCCTGGCCTGGTCGCAGCACGCCCCCGACGTCTACAAGGCGATGGCCCGGCTGGACGCCGCCTCCCGCCGGGGCATCGACCCGGTGATCGGCGAGCTGGTGAAGATCCGCGCCTCGCAGCTCAACCACTGCGCGTTCTGCCTGGACATGCACACCAAGGACGCCCTCGCGGCGGGCGAGTCGCTGGAGCGGATCATCCAGCTCAGCGCGTGGGAGGAGTCGCAGCACTTCTACACGCCGAAGGAGATCGCCGCGATCGAGCTGACCGAGGCGGTGACCGTGCTGACCGACGGCTTCGTCCCGGACGAGGTGTACGCGCGGGCCGCGAAGCACTTCGGCGAGGAGGAGCTGGCCCACCTCATCGCCGCGATCATCACGATCAACGCCTGGAACCGGTTCGCCGTGTCCACCCGCATGGTGCCGGGCCACTACACGCCCGGCGACCACGGCTGA
- a CDS encoding isocitrate lyase/PEP mutase family protein, with product MTASGLRALHHGRAPGDPLVLPGPWDAASARALADAGFPALALPSAGVAASLGYEDGETPADEMFAAVARIARAVPVPVSADIEAGYGLPPAELVERLLAAGAVGCNLEDTVDGVLLDAGRQADRLAAVRAAAGDALFVNARIDTYVTGVPDGVDPAAETLRRARLYAAAGADCLYPILAPPEVFGPLADALPGLPLNALAVPDGPGPRRLGELGATRITFGPGLQRRAMAAVREIAAGL from the coding sequence GTGACCGCGTCGGGCCTGCGGGCCCTGCACCACGGCCGCGCCCCCGGCGACCCGCTGGTCCTCCCCGGCCCGTGGGACGCCGCGAGCGCCCGTGCCCTCGCGGACGCCGGCTTCCCCGCGCTCGCGCTGCCGAGCGCGGGGGTCGCCGCGTCGCTGGGTTACGAGGACGGCGAGACGCCCGCCGACGAGATGTTCGCGGCGGTGGCCCGGATCGCCCGGGCCGTCCCCGTACCGGTCTCCGCCGACATCGAGGCCGGGTACGGGCTGCCGCCCGCCGAACTGGTGGAGCGGCTGCTCGCGGCGGGGGCCGTCGGCTGCAACCTGGAGGACACGGTGGACGGGGTACTGCTGGACGCCGGACGGCAGGCGGACCGGCTGGCCGCGGTCCGGGCGGCGGCCGGGGACGCGCTCTTCGTGAACGCCCGGATCGACACGTACGTCACGGGCGTCCCGGACGGGGTGGACCCGGCGGCGGAGACGCTGCGCCGGGCGCGGCTGTACGCGGCGGCGGGGGCGGACTGCCTGTACCCGATCCTGGCCCCGCCCGAGGTGTTCGGCCCGCTGGCCGATGCCCTGCCCGGGCTGCCGCTGAACGCGCTGGCCGTGCCGGACGGACCGGGGCCGCGCCGCCTCGGTGAGCTGGGGGCGACCCGGATCACCTTCGGGCCGGGGCTCCAGCGGCGGGCCATGGCGGCGGTGCGGGAGATCGCGGCCGGACTCTGA
- a CDS encoding malate dehydrogenase, with product MTRTPVNVTVTGAAGQIGYALLFRIASGHLLGPDVPVNLRLLEIPQGLKAAEGTAMELDDCAFPLLRNIEITDDANVGFDGANVALLVGARPRTKGMERGDLLSANGGIFKPQGKAINDNAADDIKVLVVGNPANTNALIAQAAAPDVPAERFTAMTRLDHNRAISQLAAKTGAAVSDIKKLTIWGNHSATQYPDIFHAEVAGKNAAELVNDEAWLADSFIPTVAKRGAAIIEARGASSAASAANAAIDHVFTWVNGTAQGDWTSMGIPSDGSYGVPEGIISSFPVTTKNGTYEIVQGLDINEFSRARIDASVKELTEERDAVRELGLI from the coding sequence ATGACCCGCACTCCCGTGAATGTCACCGTGACCGGCGCAGCCGGCCAGATCGGCTACGCGCTGCTCTTCCGCATCGCCTCCGGCCACCTGCTCGGCCCGGACGTGCCGGTCAACCTGCGTCTCCTGGAGATCCCCCAGGGGCTGAAGGCCGCCGAGGGCACCGCGATGGAGCTCGACGACTGCGCCTTCCCGCTGCTGCGCAACATCGAGATCACCGACGACGCGAACGTCGGCTTCGACGGTGCGAACGTCGCCCTCCTCGTCGGCGCCCGCCCCCGCACCAAGGGCATGGAGCGCGGCGACCTGCTCTCCGCCAACGGCGGCATCTTCAAGCCGCAGGGCAAGGCGATCAACGACAACGCCGCGGACGACATCAAGGTCCTCGTCGTCGGCAACCCGGCCAACACCAACGCGCTCATCGCGCAGGCCGCCGCCCCGGACGTCCCGGCCGAGCGCTTCACCGCGATGACCCGCCTGGACCACAACCGCGCGATCTCGCAGCTGGCCGCCAAGACCGGTGCCGCCGTCTCCGACATCAAGAAGCTGACGATCTGGGGCAACCACTCGGCCACCCAGTACCCGGACATCTTCCACGCCGAGGTCGCCGGCAAGAACGCCGCCGAGCTGGTCAACGACGAGGCGTGGCTCGCCGACTCCTTCATCCCGACCGTCGCCAAGCGCGGCGCGGCGATCATCGAGGCCCGTGGCGCGTCCTCCGCCGCCTCCGCCGCCAACGCCGCCATCGACCACGTCTTCACCTGGGTCAACGGCACCGCCCAGGGCGACTGGACCTCGATGGGCATCCCGTCGGACGGCTCCTACGGCGTGCCCGAGGGCATCATCTCGTCCTTCCCGGTCACCACGAAGAACGGCACGTACGAGATCGTCCAGGGCCTGGACATCAACGAGTTCTCCCGTGCGCGCATCGACGCCTCGGTGAAGGAGCTCACCGAGGAGCGCGACGCGGTCCGCGAGCTCGGCCTCATCTGA
- the trpS gene encoding tryptophan--tRNA ligase produces the protein MASERPRVLSGIQPTSGSFHLGNYLGAVRQWVALQESHDAFYMVVDLHAITVAQDPAELRANTRFAVAQLLAAGVDPERCTVFIQSHVPEHAQLGWVMNCLAGFGEASRMTQFKDKSARHGADRTTVGLFTYPMLMVADILLYQADQVPVGEDQRQHLELTRNLAERFNSTYGETFTVPDPYILKETAKIYDLQDPSSKMSKSTANPKGLINLLDEPKTTAKKVKSAVTDTDTVIRFDRAEKPGVSNLLTIYSTLTGASVPELEQKYEGKGYGALKTDLAEVMVDFVTPFRTRTQEYLDDPETLDSILAAGAEKARAVAAETLALTYDRMGLLPAKH, from the coding sequence ATGGCCTCTGAACGTCCCCGCGTGCTCTCCGGAATCCAGCCCACCTCCGGCTCGTTCCACCTCGGCAACTACCTCGGCGCCGTCCGCCAGTGGGTGGCCCTGCAGGAGTCCCACGACGCCTTCTACATGGTGGTCGACCTGCACGCCATCACCGTCGCGCAGGACCCGGCGGAGCTGCGGGCCAACACCCGGTTCGCCGTGGCCCAGCTGCTGGCCGCCGGGGTCGACCCCGAGCGCTGCACGGTGTTCATCCAGAGCCATGTGCCCGAGCACGCCCAGCTGGGCTGGGTCATGAACTGCCTGGCCGGGTTCGGCGAGGCGTCCCGCATGACGCAGTTCAAGGACAAGTCCGCCCGGCACGGCGCCGACCGCACCACGGTCGGCCTGTTCACCTACCCGATGCTGATGGTCGCCGACATCCTGCTCTACCAGGCCGACCAGGTCCCGGTGGGCGAGGACCAGCGCCAGCACCTGGAGCTCACCCGTAATCTCGCCGAGCGGTTCAACAGCACCTACGGCGAGACCTTCACCGTCCCGGACCCGTACATCCTCAAGGAGACGGCGAAGATCTACGACCTCCAGGACCCGTCCTCGAAGATGAGCAAGTCGACGGCGAACCCGAAGGGTCTGATCAACCTCCTGGACGAGCCGAAGACCACCGCCAAGAAGGTGAAGAGCGCCGTCACGGACACCGACACGGTGATCCGCTTCGACCGGGCCGAGAAGCCCGGCGTCAGCAACCTGCTGACCATCTACTCGACGCTCACCGGAGCCTCGGTGCCGGAGCTGGAGCAGAAGTACGAGGGCAAGGGCTACGGCGCGCTGAAGACGGACCTCGCCGAGGTCATGGTCGACTTCGTCACACCGTTCCGCACACGGACGCAGGAATACCTGGACGACCCCGAGACGCTGGACTCCATCCTGGCCGCGGGCGCCGAGAAGGCGCGGGCCGTGGCCGCCGAGACCCTGGCGCTCACCTACGACCGGATGGGCCTTCTGCCCGCGAAGCACTGA
- the rocD gene encoding ornithine--oxo-acid transaminase, whose amino-acid sequence MSTTENAIASAEAHSAHNYHPLPVVVATADGAWMTDVEGRRYLDMLAGYSALNFGHGNRRLIDAARAQLERVTLTSRAFHHDRFADFCTRLAELCGMEMVLPMNTGAEAVETAVKTARKWGYRVKGVPDGMAKIIVAADNFHGRTTTVISFSTDPEARADFGPYTPGFEIVPYGDLTAMREAMTENTVAVLIEPIQGEAGVLVPPPGYLAGVRELTRERDVLFIADEIQSGLGRTGKTFACEHEGVVPDMYLLGKALGGGVVPVSAVVSSAAVLGVYRPGEHGSTFGGNPLACAVALEVIAMLSTGEYQQRAAELGDHLHHELGLLVGGGAVRAVRGRGLWAGVDVEPELGTGREISERLMERRVLVKDTHGSTIRIAPPLVIGKEDLDWGLEQLREVLRG is encoded by the coding sequence GTGTCGACCACGGAAAACGCCATCGCCTCCGCCGAGGCGCACAGCGCGCACAACTACCACCCGCTGCCCGTCGTCGTCGCCACGGCGGACGGGGCCTGGATGACCGATGTCGAGGGCCGCCGCTACCTCGACATGCTCGCCGGATACTCGGCGCTCAATTTCGGCCACGGCAACCGCCGGCTGATCGACGCGGCGCGGGCCCAGCTGGAACGGGTCACGCTCACCTCCCGGGCCTTCCACCACGACCGGTTCGCCGACTTCTGTACGCGCCTCGCGGAGCTGTGCGGCATGGAGATGGTGCTCCCGATGAACACCGGGGCGGAGGCCGTCGAGACGGCGGTGAAGACCGCCCGGAAGTGGGGCTACCGGGTCAAGGGCGTCCCGGACGGCATGGCGAAGATCATCGTGGCCGCCGACAACTTCCACGGCCGCACGACCACGGTGATCAGCTTCTCCACGGACCCGGAGGCCCGCGCCGACTTCGGCCCGTACACCCCCGGCTTCGAGATCGTGCCGTACGGGGACCTCACCGCGATGCGCGAGGCCATGACGGAGAACACCGTGGCGGTGCTGATCGAGCCGATCCAGGGCGAGGCGGGCGTGCTGGTGCCGCCGCCCGGCTATCTCGCCGGGGTGCGGGAGCTGACCCGCGAGCGGGACGTGCTGTTCATCGCGGACGAGATCCAGTCCGGTCTGGGCCGGACCGGGAAGACCTTCGCCTGCGAGCACGAGGGCGTCGTCCCCGACATGTACCTCCTGGGCAAGGCGCTCGGCGGCGGTGTGGTGCCGGTGTCGGCCGTGGTGTCGTCGGCGGCGGTGCTCGGTGTCTACCGCCCCGGGGAGCACGGCTCGACGTTCGGCGGCAACCCGCTGGCCTGCGCGGTGGCGCTGGAGGTCATCGCGATGCTGAGCACCGGCGAGTACCAGCAGCGCGCCGCCGAGTTGGGCGACCACCTCCACCACGAGCTGGGTCTCCTGGTGGGCGGGGGCGCGGTGCGGGCCGTCCGGGGACGCGGGCTGTGGGCGGGCGTGGACGTCGAACCGGAGCTGGGCACGGGCCGCGAGATCTCCGAACGGCTGATGGAGCGCCGGGTCCTGGTGAAGGACACCCACGGCTCCACGATCCGGATCGCACCGCCGCTGGTGATCGGCAAGGAGGACCTGGACTGGGGCCTCGAACAGCTGCGGGAGGTCCTGCGGGGCTGA